A single region of the Xylanivirga thermophila genome encodes:
- a CDS encoding ArsR/SmtB family transcription factor — translation MAKKIQPIERCDCDVIHEEIVNKVREKMPQEETLYDLAELFKVFGDSTRIKILWALDESEMCVCDIAFLLNMTQSAISHQLRVLKQAELVKSRREGKIVFYSLEDEHVKQIFDQGLIHISEESK, via the coding sequence ATGGCAAAAAAAATTCAACCAATTGAAAGATGCGACTGTGATGTAATACATGAGGAAATTGTAAATAAAGTGCGAGAAAAAATGCCTCAAGAAGAAACTCTATATGATCTAGCAGAACTATTTAAAGTTTTTGGAGATTCAACAAGAATTAAGATACTCTGGGCATTAGATGAATCAGAGATGTGCGTTTGCGATATTGCATTCTTATTAAATATGACCCAATCAGCAATTTCACATCAGCTAAGAGTCTTAAAGCAGGCTGAACTAGTAAAGAGCAGAAGAGAAGGAAAGATTGTATTCTACTCTCTTGAAGATGAACATGTAAAGCAAATATTTGACCAGGGATTAATTCATATTTCAGAAGAAAGTAAGTAA
- a CDS encoding heavy metal translocating P-type ATPase, which translates to MLKKEVILEGLDCANCAAKIEDEVNKLNGVKAYMNFMNKTLTLETESEQEYKNTLQQVKTIVHKHEPDVVVKEKSVNKSNKKVLILEGLDCANCAAKIEAQTQSLEGVNSATVDFVSKKLTIEAVDKKEFGKILGEVTSIVNKLEPDVKIVDAEKKKVNKSIVMLEGLGCANCAAKMEKEISGLEGVEFAAVDFVSKKLTLEISPKVNRSELNEKIEGIVKKIEPDVKVIFEENNSKTKINENNEEEEEGVNKKEIIRLVVGGAIFAVGIIFNFQNWLELTLFIISYIIVGGEVVLRAIKGIARGQVFSEHFLMSIATIGAFFVGEYPEGVAVMLFYLVGELFQDIAVGHSRKSISALMDIRPDYANLKVGDEIRKVSPEEVNIGDIIIVKPGEKVPLDGKVIEGNSMVDTAALTGESVPRELEPGNDALSGFINKNGVLTIEVTKDFGDSTVSKILDLVQNASSRKAPAEKFITKFARFYTPIVVFGALALAIIPPLVIPGATFSTWIYRALVFLVISCPCALVISIPLGFFGGIGGASKRGILVKGSNYLEALNNVETVVFDKTGTLTKGVFEVVNINSQIDFTNEELIEYAAFAESHSSHPIALSILKVYNKDVDVTKIEDYEEIAGHGILAKVGGKEILAGNSKLMNKENIKYQEVETLGTIVHVAVDKKYAGNIVISDAVKEDSADAIKGLKALGVRNTVMLTGDSKAVGEKIATQLGIDKVYTELLPADKVEKIEALDAKKSHKGKIVFVGDGINDAPVLARADIGMAMGGLGSDAAIEAADIVIMTDEPSKIVTAIKVAKRTRKIVMQNIVFALGVKAIFLALGAVGVATMWEAVFADVGVAIIAILNAMRVMNTKSI; encoded by the coding sequence ATGTTAAAGAAGGAAGTAATTTTAGAAGGTTTAGATTGCGCAAATTGTGCAGCTAAAATTGAAGATGAGGTTAATAAATTAAATGGAGTCAAAGCCTATATGAACTTCATGAACAAGACATTGACTTTAGAAACTGAATCAGAGCAAGAGTATAAGAATACATTACAGCAAGTTAAAACCATAGTGCACAAGCACGAACCGGATGTGGTAGTGAAAGAAAAATCCGTTAACAAGAGCAATAAAAAAGTATTAATACTTGAAGGACTTGACTGTGCGAATTGTGCTGCAAAGATTGAAGCTCAAACACAAAGCCTTGAAGGAGTAAATAGTGCGACCGTTGATTTTGTATCTAAGAAGCTGACAATTGAAGCGGTCGATAAAAAGGAATTTGGTAAAATTCTTGGAGAAGTAACATCCATTGTAAATAAACTTGAGCCGGATGTTAAAATAGTTGATGCAGAGAAGAAAAAGGTGAACAAAAGCATAGTAATGCTTGAAGGACTTGGCTGCGCGAATTGTGCAGCTAAAATGGAAAAAGAAATAAGCGGTCTAGAAGGAGTTGAATTTGCTGCAGTAGATTTTGTTTCGAAGAAACTAACACTGGAAATAAGTCCGAAAGTCAACCGCTCTGAGTTAAATGAGAAGATTGAAGGCATAGTAAAGAAAATAGAGCCAGATGTAAAGGTCATTTTTGAGGAGAATAACTCCAAGACCAAAATAAACGAAAATAACGAAGAGGAAGAAGAAGGTGTCAACAAAAAAGAAATCATAAGACTTGTGGTCGGTGGAGCAATATTTGCCGTGGGAATCATCTTTAATTTCCAAAATTGGCTTGAGCTTACCTTGTTTATTATTAGTTATATCATAGTTGGTGGAGAGGTTGTCTTAAGAGCAATAAAAGGTATTGCCCGCGGTCAGGTATTCAGTGAGCATTTTTTGATGAGTATTGCTACCATTGGTGCTTTCTTCGTTGGAGAGTATCCAGAAGGTGTAGCAGTTATGCTGTTCTATCTGGTAGGTGAATTGTTTCAGGATATAGCTGTAGGTCACTCCAGAAAATCAATAAGTGCTTTGATGGATATTCGTCCTGACTATGCAAATCTTAAAGTTGGCGATGAGATCAGGAAAGTATCTCCTGAAGAGGTAAACATAGGTGACATCATTATTGTTAAGCCAGGAGAAAAAGTTCCCCTCGATGGCAAGGTTATAGAAGGAAACTCAATGGTTGACACTGCAGCGTTAACAGGGGAATCTGTTCCTCGTGAACTCGAGCCAGGAAACGATGCATTGAGCGGATTCATTAATAAAAATGGCGTTTTGACAATAGAGGTAACAAAGGATTTTGGTGATTCAACTGTATCTAAAATTTTGGATCTGGTTCAGAATGCCAGCAGTAGGAAGGCTCCTGCAGAAAAATTTATAACAAAATTTGCCCGTTTCTATACTCCGATTGTAGTCTTTGGAGCATTAGCCTTAGCAATCATACCTCCATTGGTGATCCCCGGTGCAACTTTCTCTACATGGATATATCGAGCCTTAGTGTTCTTAGTTATATCTTGTCCATGTGCGTTAGTAATTTCAATACCATTGGGCTTCTTCGGAGGGATTGGTGGAGCATCGAAGAGAGGTATATTAGTAAAAGGCAGTAACTATCTTGAAGCGTTGAACAATGTGGAAACAGTTGTTTTCGATAAGACGGGAACGCTAACCAAGGGTGTATTTGAAGTTGTGAATATCAACTCTCAAATTGATTTTACAAATGAGGAATTGATTGAATATGCAGCATTTGCTGAAAGTCACTCAAGTCATCCAATTGCACTATCCATTTTGAAAGTCTATAACAAAGATGTCGATGTCACTAAAATTGAAGACTATGAGGAAATTGCAGGTCATGGGATTTTAGCTAAAGTTGGTGGTAAAGAGATTCTTGCCGGAAATAGCAAACTGATGAATAAAGAAAACATTAAATATCAGGAAGTTGAGACTCTGGGTACAATAGTACATGTTGCAGTAGACAAGAAATATGCAGGCAATATTGTAATCTCTGACGCAGTGAAGGAAGATTCAGCTGATGCGATTAAAGGATTGAAGGCATTAGGTGTTAGAAATACTGTTATGCTTACTGGTGATTCGAAGGCAGTTGGGGAAAAAATAGCAACCCAACTTGGAATTGACAAGGTGTATACTGAATTGTTACCGGCCGACAAGGTAGAAAAAATTGAGGCTCTGGATGCTAAGAAATCTCATAAGGGGAAAATTGTATTTGTTGGAGATGGTATCAATGATGCACCAGTACTTGCGAGAGCTGATATTGGCATGGCAATGGGCGGCTTGGGGTCTGATGCTGCAATTGAAGCAGCTGATATAGTTATCATGACGGATGAACCATCAAAAATTGTCACTGCAATTAAAGTAGCAAAAAGGACTAGGAAAATTGTGATGCAAAACATTGTGTTTGCATTAGGGGTTAAAGCCATATTCCTTGCACTTGGTGCGGTGGGAGTTGCAACTATGTGGGAAGCTGTATTCGCTGACGTGGGTGTGGCAATAATCGCAATATTAAATGCAATGAGGGTAATGAATACAAAAAGTATATAG
- the lspA gene encoding signal peptidase II, giving the protein MFYIFIITILTGIDQWTKYLIETQLKPIGAIPIVKDIFHLTYARNTGAAFSILRDKQAFLILVTTIVVGALIYYLIKILKTGEVAFKLSLAIIIGGALGNLIDRVRLNYVTDFLDFTLINYPIFNLADVFVVSGVVMLSYMLLFKGDMPKISKM; this is encoded by the coding sequence ATGTTCTATATTTTTATTATCACAATATTGACAGGGATTGATCAGTGGACTAAATATCTTATAGAAACACAATTAAAACCGATAGGTGCTATACCCATAGTTAAAGATATATTCCATTTGACTTATGCAAGGAATACAGGAGCAGCTTTTAGCATATTGAGGGATAAGCAGGCATTTTTAATATTAGTCACAACCATTGTTGTTGGCGCATTAATATACTATTTGATAAAAATATTAAAGACAGGAGAAGTAGCCTTTAAGCTATCCTTGGCGATAATTATTGGTGGAGCTTTAGGAAATCTTATCGATAGAGTTAGATTGAACTATGTAACCGACTTTCTCGATTTCACACTAATTAATTACCCCATATTTAATTTAGCAGACGTATTTGTAGTTTCAGGAGTTGTCATGCTTTCATATATGCTTTTGTTTAAAGGAGATATGCCCAAAATCTCAAAGATGTGA
- a CDS encoding Csac_0668 family 2Fe-2S cluster-binding (seleno)protein, giving the protein MGKETLSNYCCGNLGESSCEVEKNNFCPVCEKQGTLVKNITVKHMVLNELTEQIGDNDYYLCMNEECDITYYNTKFNVKFNKQQVKVPIWFKKDADPKYACYCSEVTEDQVIEAVVKHGAKTVKEVNAITGAMKNSNCKENNPLGVCCHKIIQEAIDKGLK; this is encoded by the coding sequence ATGGGAAAGGAAACTTTGAGTAATTATTGTTGCGGAAATTTAGGAGAATCATCTTGTGAGGTAGAAAAGAACAATTTTTGTCCTGTATGCGAAAAACAAGGTACTCTTGTTAAAAACATTACAGTAAAGCATATGGTACTTAACGAGTTAACGGAACAAATCGGTGATAACGATTATTATTTATGTATGAATGAGGAATGTGATATTACTTACTATAATACGAAATTTAATGTTAAGTTTAATAAACAACAGGTTAAAGTCCCAATATGGTTTAAGAAAGATGCAGATCCTAAGTATGCTTGTTATTGCAGCGAAGTCACAGAAGATCAGGTAATTGAAGCAGTTGTAAAGCATGGCGCGAAAACCGTAAAAGAAGTGAATGCCATAACTGGGGCAATGAAAAATTCTAATTGTAAAGAAAACAATCCGTTGGGAGTATGTTGCCATAAGATTATTCAGGAAGCTATCGATAAAGGCTTAAAGTAA